The segment ACGACTGAACTCATCATCTCGACCGTGCGCATCGTCGCAACCGAGCTGAAATCCCGCTTCGGCATCGCGCGTCCGCGGATTGCGATCTCCGGCCTCAACCCGCATGCCGGCGAAGACGGCTCGCTCGGCCATGAGGAGCAGACGGTGATTGCACCGGCGCTGAAGGCGCTGCGCAACGACGGCATCGACGCCAAAGGCCCCTTGCCCGCCGACACCATGTTCCATGAGGCGGCGCGCGACAGCTACGATTGCGCGGTCTGCATGTATCACGACCAGGCGCTGATCCCGATCAAGACAGTCGCCTTCGACGACGCCGTGAACGTCACGCTCGGCCTGCCCTTCATCCGCACCTCGCCCGATCACGGCACCGCCTTCGACATCGCGGGCACCGGCAAGGCCAATCCGGCGAGCCTGATCGCGGCGCTCAAGCTGGCGAGCCGCATGGCGGCAACAAACAGCTGATGAGCGCGATCGACGACCTCCCACCGCTTCGCGAGGTCATTCGCCAGCACGCTCTGTCGGCCCGCAAATCGCTCGGCCAGAATTTCCTGCTCGACCTCAATCTGACCGCACGCATCGCGCGCGCAGCGGCGCCGCTCGAAGAGTCCATCATCGTCGAGATCGGCCCGGGCCCGGGCGGGCTGACGCGGGCGCTGCTCGCGCTCGGCGCCAAACGCGTCATCGCCATCGAGCATGACGAGCGCGCGATCCCGGCGTTACAGGATATTTCCGCGCGCTATCCCGGCCGGCTCGAGATCGTGCATGGCGACGCCATGACCTTCGACCCGCGCCCGCTGCTTGGCGGCGAGCGCGCAAAGATCGTGGCCAACCTGCCCTACAACATCGCGACGCAACTCCTGATCAACTGGCTCACCATCGAGCCCTGGCCGCCCTGGTACGACATGCTGGTCCTGATGTTCCAGCGCGAGGTCGGCGAGCGCATCGTTGCGCGCGCGGACGAGGAAGCCTATGGCCGGCTCGGCGTGCTCGCCAACTGGCGTGCGGAGACGAAAATCCTGTTCGACATCTCACCGTCCGCCTTCGTGCCGCCGCCGAAGGTCACGTCCTCCGTCGTCCGCCTGGTGCCGCGCGCGGCGCCGCTCCCCTGCGACCGCAAGCTGCTCGAGCAGGTCGCGGCCGCGGCCTTCGGCCAGCGCCGCAAGATGTTGCGTCAGAGCCTGAAATCGCTGGGCGTCGATCCCGCACGGCTTGCGGCAGCCGCCGGCGTCGATGCGACGCGGCGCGCCGAGACCATTCCCATCTCCGGCTTTGTTGCCATGGCGCGTGAATTGGCGGATATACGCAGCGAAACATGACGATTTAAATTTCGGAGGAAGGAATATGGCGTTGATGCGTCGGCAGTCGCTGGTCAAGTTCGATGCGCCCCTGTGCGAGACGATCGTGGACACGCCCAAGCCGCAAGGACGCGAGGTGCTGGTGCGCATCGAGCGCTGCGGCCTCTGTCACTCCGATCTGCACATCCAGGACGGCTATGCCGATCTCGGCGGCGGCAAGAAGCTCGACACCACGCGCGGCATGACGCTGCCCTTCACGCTCGGCCACGAGATCGCCGGCGTCGTCGACGAAGTCGGCCCCGACGTGCCGGCCGGCCTCGCAGGCCACAAGAAGGCGGTGTTTCCCTGGATCGGCTGCGGCCAGTGCCGCGACTGCGCCAATGGCGACGAGAATCTCTGCGTGAAGCAGCGCTTCCTCGGCGTCTCCATCGACGGCGGTTTTGCAACTCACGTGCTGGTGCCTGACGCAAAGTATCTGCTCGACTACGATCCCCTGCCCGTCAACCAGGCCGCGACGTTGATGTGCTCGGGCGTCACCGCCTACGGCGCGCTCAAACGCCTGGTCGACCGCCCGCGCCAGCGCAACCTCTTGCTGATCGGCCTCGGCGGCGTCGGCATGATGGGCCTGTCGTTCGCGCAGGCCATGTTCAAGCAGCCGATCACGGTCGCCGACCTCTCGCCGGCCGCGCGCGAGACCGCGCTGAAGAACGGCGCGGCTAGCGCCTACGATCCGGCCGAACCCGAAATCATCCGCCGCATCCTGAAGGAAACCGAAGGCGGCTTCGACGAGGTTGTCGATTTCGCCGGCAACGAGAAGTCGATGGCGTTTGCGGTTGCGGTCGCCGCGCGCGGCGGCAAGGTCGTCGTCTCCGGCCTGATGGGCGGCCAGTTCACGCTGCCGATGGTGCAATGGGTCTACAAGCGCCTCACCGTCGAAGGTTTTATGGTCGGCACGCTTGCGGAAGCCCACGAGCTGATGGCGCTCGCCCGCGCCGGCAAGATCAAGCCGACGCCGATGCGCGAGGAACCGATGGCCGACGTGCAGAAATGGATCGACGAGTTGCGCGCCGGCCACGTGGTCGGCCGCATCGTGCTGAAGAACTGAAGACTGAAGATTCGAGATCGCACTTCACCGCCCTTGACATAGATCAACGCGCGCCATCGCCTTGCGCGGCCCTGACACGGACAAGACCCTCACAAGGTCGTTCGGGAGGAGACCGTCATGGCCATGCTGGGCGAGATCACGCACGTCACGACGTACCGATATGCGCGGCCGGTGTCGTTCGGCACGCACCGGGCAATGTTCCTGCCGCGGCGCGGCGCATGCGCCCGGCTGCTGGACTGGTCCGCAAAAACCGACCCTGCTTCGAAGATTCACTGGGTCACCGACGCCCGCTCCAACGTCGTCACGGTGATGGAGTTCGGCGAGCCGAGCAGCGCGCTGACATTCACCTTTCAGGTGCGCGGCGTATTCTTCGGCATCAAGGGCATCGAGTCGTTTCCGCTGGATGCGCGGGCGGACCAGGTCCCCGTGCAATATTCGCCCGACGAATGGACCGACCTCGCGGGCTATCTGCGTCCTCATGCCGACGACCCCGACGGCAACCTCGCGGCCTGGACCAAGAGCTTCGTCTCCGGCGACCAGGACGAGACCACCGACGTGCTGCGCCGGATCCTGCGCACCTTTCGCGAAAGCTTCAGCTACCAGTCGCGCGAGACGGAAGGCACCCAGCCTCCGGGCGAAACGCTCCTCACCAGAGCCGGCACCTGCCGCGACTATGCCTGGCTCATGATCGAGGTGTTGCGCCGCCTCGGCTTCGCCGCGCGCTTCGTCAGCGGCTACCTCTACGACCAGGCGCTGGATGGCGGCGCCGTCGGCATGACCGGCTCAGGCGCCACACACGCCTGGGTTCAGGTGTTCCTCCCCGGCGCCGGATGGCTGGACTACGATCCGACCAACCAGATCAATGCCGGGTTCGATCTCATTCCGGTGGCCGTCGCCCGGCATCCCGGCCAGGCCGTTCCGCTGGCGGGTTCGTGGTTTGGCGACGCGAAAGACTATCAGGGCATGTCCATCAAGGTTGCCGTTCACAAGATCGGCGACATCAGCGATCCGTCCGAGGCCTGAGGTCGCCTCCGCAAGCCCCCGCGGAACGTCCGCGGTGCCACCGCGTTGGCAGCCCATGTCCATTCGCTGCATCGTCGAAAGCGCGTTCTTCATCGCGTGGAATTTTCTCGAGAAGGGCGGCGAGCTCGGCCCTCCCGATGTCTCGGCCAACATCATTCTCGATGCGATCGAGGCGCAGCTCAAGACCGGCGAGCGCCGGCCGCTGAGGCTCGCCAACCGGGCGATCGACGCCTACCGCGACCATCTCGCACTGAACCCGCTGTCGGCCGCGCGCAAAGCGCGCCTCGGATAGCGAGCGGCGCGCCGCCCTCGGACCCGCCGGCCTGGCGGCGTGACATGGGGAAGGCCGGCGGGCCCACCGGACCGAGCGCACGGGGCGCGCACTCGGCGATCGCAACGCTAGTGCAATCCGCAACCGCCTTATGTGCACTCCGGCACAGAGCAGCGTCGTTCAGGTCCAGGCCGATTTCGAATTTCCGTAGTTCTCCGGACGTGAACAGAGTTCGCGGCGTGGCGCGCTTGCAACGCGGCGGGCCCGGAGGCCCGCAGACTGCAACTTTTCGATTTCCCAAAAGCTCTTGTGTGCACTTTGGAACGGTCGGTTCCTGCGCGGAAACGTAGGGTTCTCCCCGATGCCGATTCCCGGCCAAGTCAGAAGCCAGGCAAGAGAACGAGACGCGTGACCGGCCGGCCCCAGAACGAGCTCCTTCAAAAGCTCAGCGCCCATGATTTCGAGCTGCTCGCGCCTCATCTGCAATCGGTGGAGCTCGCCGCCAATCATATCCTGCACCACGCCGGCGACGGCATCAGCGTCGTCCACTTCCCTTGCGGGCCGGCTTTCGTGTCGTTCGCCGTTCCGGTCGAGGACGATCGCGAGGTCGAAAGCCTCCTGGTCGGCCGAGAGGGCGCGGTCGGCGCGCCCTTGGGGCGTGGCGCGGCGCTGGCCTATTCGCGCATCGTCGTGAAGGTGGGCGGCGCGGTGCTGCGCCTGCCGCTGCGCGCGCTCGAACAGGCGCAGCAGCGTTCGACAAGCCTCCAGGACCTGTTCGCGCGCTACGCGGCCTGTCAGCTCGCGCAGCTGCTCCAGACTGCGGCCTGCAACGCCGCGCATTCGATCGAGCAGCGCGCGGCCAAGTGGATCCTGGCAGCGCAGGAGCATATCGGCGGCGACGAGATCGCCCTCACCCACGAGCAGCTCGCCGGCATGCTCGGCGTCTCCCGCAGCTATGCCAGCCGCGTCATCCAGATCTTCAAGGCGAAGCGGATTCTCGCCACCCGCCGCGGCTCCATCCTGATCCTCGACGCGCCGGCACTCGAGGCGAGCGCCTGCGCCTGCAACAGCTGGGTAAAGCGGCATTTTCGCGAGGTGCTCGGCGGCGCGCCGCACGGATAGCGCGGTCCTGCGACACCGGAACATTCCCGCACCTGCGGCATTGCCGGGACATGCCGCGGTACTTCTTTCATTTCGAGGGCCAGCAGCCCTACACCGACACGACCGGCGAAACGCTCCTCGATGACGAGGCCGCCTGGCGCGAAGCGGCCCGCCTCTCCCGTGACGTCGAGCATGCGCTGCGCCCCGGCGACAGCTGGACGCTCAGCGTGTTCGACGGCACAGAGCCGGTGTTCGTGCTGGCCATGGTGACGCGGCGGTTTCGCTAAGGCACGCGAATGATCGCAAAGGCACGCGGGCGCGCGTGCAAATCATCCCTTGATTTGGAACGCCGCGAGCCTCCCACGCGTTTGTCTCTCGTCACGGCAACAACAGAAGCTCACGGCAACGACAGAAGCCTGACGCCAATGACGGAGGCGGCGCACCGCGCCGGCTTGCAGCATTGCGCCTGCGCGGGAGTCGCTCACTTGATTCATCTTGGCAAATGGTACGATCCGATATCCGAGCGCTGGATCGTCCCGCGCGAACCTCGCCTGCAGACGGCGTCTTCCCGTACAGGCACGAACCACGTCCTTGAGCTTCAGAGGACTATCGAGATTCAGCGCATCTGGCGAGCACTGACCGACTGTTGCGCGCGAGACTGACAGCTTTCAACGGCACGTTCGGTCAATGCGCTGATCCGGCGGCGTCCCTGAGCTCGGCGAGCGCGCGGGCCGTCGCCAGGATCATGTCGATCCGCTGCTGCAATCGTTGCTGGAGATCGGGGATGTTGACCTTGTCGGTGACGCGGTAAGCGTTGCCGATGCGCTCGACATAGCCCTGCTTGATCATGTCCTCCAGCCGTCGCAGCACGGTGGCGCGCGGCAGTTTCAGCGCCTGGGCAACCGTGCTCGCCCGCACCGGCGAGCACATCGCGGTGCGCAGGAACAGGTAGATGCCGATGGTGCGGAAGGTGGCGCTATCGTTCTGCTTGACGAACTCCGCGCCGTAGTCGTCGTTAATGCTCCGGATCAGGCCGAGATAGAGCCGGCTCAGCAACATGCGCTCGCGCGCCAGCTCGATGCGCGCGGGCGGCTGAACCGCGTCAAGCAGAACGAACTCGTCGCCTGCCGCCGTCCAGGTTGAGGCGTCGGTGGGGCTGCTCTTGCCGGCATTTTGAAGTGACATGGCCATGCTCCGTCAAACGACATCGCAGGCCGCCAGTTTACCGCGCACTCACGCTATCCGCATAGGCTTAATCTGTGTGACATGAGGCGTCAGCCGGTTCCGTCGATCACGAACCGGGTACTTCGTAGGATGGGTAGAGCCCTTGCGAAACCCATCGCTTCCCCCGCCCATCCTACGAGCTGCACTCGCCAACCAGAAGATCATGAGATTCACCTCGAGGCTTTCATATCAGGCGGCGCGCGCATGGTCCTCTAGCTGTTTGAGTGGGTTTTGAGTCAGTAGTGTCCGAGGTCGCAGCGTATCGCATCGGCGCCTCCTCTCGTCATTGCGAGGGCAGCGATTTGTCCGCCGAAGCCTCGGAGAAGGCGGAGGCAATCCAGACTGCCGCCGAGGAACGACTCTCGATTGCTTCGCTGCGCTCGCAATGACGGCGTGGCGAAGGAGCCAACCATCTCGCCGCGCGTGGCCCCTCGCGACCCGTCGGGCAAAACACCCCGTCAACCCCCGCCCACAAAAATATTTCACTTTTCCGAATTTCGGATTTGTGGCATACATCCCTCATCCCGGCCCTGCCAAAGGGGCGTTCGCGATCGTCACGAGATGCGGGCCGGGTTGCGGTGGACGCGGCAGCGCCGGCGCGCAACGGGTGTGGCAGGGCGGGCAACCGTGAGTCTCACGCGACGCGGCACGACACGGCGCAGGTAACGCGGTCTCATCGATCGTCTTGGGTGAGCACACGCAAGCCCAGGGCGATCCGGCGAGGCCGTCCGCGGACGGAGAAGTCGTGTGGTCCTGACGCCCGGGGTCTGTGCGTCAAGCCTCAGCGGTGATGTGGCGGCCCAACCGGGCGCGCGCGTCAGCCATCCGCGAGGCAACGGGGGCAATAGTGCATCGCTCCCCGGGGAGAGCACGAAGGACATCGTTAAAACCATCCGCGCAGGGAAGGCCGGGCGACCGGCATCACCTGTGATCCACCCCGTGTGCATTTCTGTTGCGCACGGATCTCGGGTGCCAGCCGGCGCCCGGCCTTCCCTGCGCCCTTTGGTCTTTTGGGCGCCGAACGTATTGGCAAAGCTCGGGCCGTCGGGGTCGCGAGAGTGCGGAGTCATGGTCCCTCACCTGTCGATGCCGACCTGTGTTCCCCGACAGAGAATGTCGCAGCGCTTTTCGCCTGCGCGCCCCGCTGATAGATTGCCGGCATTGCTTTGGGGGTTTTGATGCACGCGAATATTTTCAATCGCGTCCTGGTGCTCGCGGCGCTGGCCGTCGCCATGGCATCTCCGGCAGCGGCCGAGAAGCGCGTTGCGCTCGTGGTCGGCAATTCCGCCTACAAGAACATCACGCCGCTCGACAACCCGTCCAAGGATGCGGGCCTGATGGCCGACACGCTGGCAACGCTCGGCTTCACGCTGGTCGGCGGCCGCGCCCAGCTCGATCTCGACAAGCCTGCGATGGACATCGCGGTACAGAGCTTTGGCAAGCAGGTGCAGGGCGCCGATGTCGCGCTGTTCTATTATGCCGGCCACGGCGTGCAGGTCGCAGGCTCGAACTACCTAGTGCCGGTCAACGCCAATCCGACGCGCGAGGCGGACGTCGATTTCCAGATGACCGACGTCAATCTCGTGTTGCGCCAGATGCAGGGATCCGGCACACGGCTCAACCTCGTGATCCTCGATGCCTGCCGCAACAACCCGTTTGGCTCACGCGGCCTGCGTTCCTCCGACGGCGGGCTGGCGCAGATGCGCGCGCCGGAGGGCACGCTGATCTCCTACGCCACGCAACCCGGCAACGTTGCCCAGGACGGCAGCGACGGCCACAGCCCCTACACCAAGGCACTCGCCGCGACGGTCCGGACCGCAGGCCTCGACGTGTTCCAGACCTTCAACCAGGTCGGCCTCGCCGTAAAGCGCGCCACATCCGGCGCGCAGCAGCCCTGGGTGTCGTCCTCGCCGATCGACGGCACCTTCTATTTCGTACCGCCGACGCAAAGCGCGCCGCCACAGGTCGCCGCGATGCAGCCCGATCCGCTGCCGGCGGAACGCCTGCGCGCCGATCCCGACCGCGTGCCCTTGCGCGATGCCGGCCTGCTGAGCGAACTGAACGAGCGGCTCTACGAGCTTAATTTCGATCCGGATACCGCCGACGGGCTCACCCGCGCGATCACGAAGCTTCAGGAGCGGATCGCGATGGCGCCGACCGGCGAGCCGACCGAAGGCCTGCTGTTGCGGATGCGCAAGATGGAGGATCTCAAGCCCTGGGGCTCGATCGTCTACGGACCCGACGGCAACAAATGGGGCATGTCGTGGAACCACGCCTCGCGGCGCGCGGCGGTGGCGGACGCACGCGGCAATTGCGCCGGCGCCAAATGCCCGATCGAGCTGTCCTTCTACGGCAAAAGCTGCGGCGCGTTTGCGATCTCCGACAAGTCCTGGTCGCTGGTCCAGCGCGACAACGTGTTGCGCGCCAGGGACGCTGCGCTTGACGAATGCGGCAAGGCTGGCAAAGCTTGCCGCATTATTGGAGCTGTTTGTGCCGACGGCTCCGGCCGCTGAATTTTACCGCTGATTTTTCTTGATTTGGGATTGATCGCTCATGCCGCACGCCGTCGCCCGCACGTTCGCTCTCGTCTCCCTTCTCGCCCTCGCCCCACCGTGCGCCTTCGCGCAGTCCGGCAGCGCCGGCGGCTCGATCGGCAATGACGAGAAGTCGCTGTCCGGCTCGCGCCAGGATTCGTCTCCGGGCCGCTCGGCGGAACCCGCGCCATCCGCACGGAGCAAGCCCGCGCCCGAGGAACGCTCATCGCCGCGGCGAAGCGGTGCCGGTGGAGGCGGTGGCGCCAGCTTCGACGGCGCCTGGGCGGTCACAAGCGTCGGCTGCGGCGGCAGCTCCAGCGGCGCAACCGTCGTGAGCTCGGGCCGCGTCATGGGCGATGGCGTCAGCGGTACGGTCAGCCCGAACGGCGCGGTGCGCACCTTCGGCCATGGTGAAAACGGCATCACCTATACCGGTGCCGGACGCCTCTCGGGACGCAGCGGTTCAGGCACTTTCCACCGCTCCGACGGCTGCTCGGGAACCTGGACCGCGAGCAAGCAATAGCGCGCGCGGAAATATCTGATTCCGCCCTCGGAACGACCTCCGAGGCGGCCCAATTCAGGCCACATCCTCTCCGGATTTGCGGCTCATTGCCACCCAACTCTTTGTTGAGAAAGGCACGGTACAAAGTTGCGTCATGCGTAACCGGGAGACCAGGATGGGCAACCGAACCGCCAAGTTCATATCCGCGCTGATCGGCAGCATGATCGCCGGCGCACCATTGGCAGCCGTGTCGCAGAACGCCCCAAGCGCACCCGCCACAGCAAGCCAAGCCAACGCCGCCGGCGACTGCCTCGCCTCGCCGAAGGGCACCGCGCCGCAAGGCCAGCATTGGTTCTATCGGCTGGAGCGGTCGACCAAGCGGCAATGCTGGTACCTGCGTGCCGAGGGCGGCAAAGCCGCGACAAGCACGCAGACGGCCAACAGCGCGCCGCAGCCGGATTCACCGCCTCCGCAGTCGGTTCAGAACGCGCGCGCCGAATACATCGCGCCGCAGATTGCCGCGCAAGATGCGCCGCCTGCGGCCGCACCGCAGCCTGCGAGCCCCACCGCTGACAACAATGCGCAGGCCCCCGCCGTCGCCGCGCGCTGGCCCGATGGATCGACGGCCACAGCGCCTCCGCCGCAGGCCGTGAAGGTCGCCGCAGATGCGCAGCCAAGCGCACCGCCGGCCGCATCCCCTGCCCTGGTGGCATCAGCCGCAGCCGATGCGCCCGCCGACAAGCCGACCGGATCGCTCCAGACGCTGATGCTCGTCATCGGCGGCGCGCTGGCGCTCGCCGGCCTCATTGCCAGCGTGATCTACCGCTTCGCGGGCTCCCGCGTGCGCGTCCAGGCCGGCGACCATCGCCGCTCTCACTGGGATAATTGGGACCCGCAGGATTACGACGCCAGCCGCGCGCCGTGGCTCGACGCAACGCCCGCACCGGCGCTCGCGGAACGGCCGCGTCCGGTGGACTTCGACGCTGTTCGTCCCGATGCCGTGTGCCCTCAAGCCAACCAACTCGCCGCATTCACTGGCGAGATCGCCAGGGTCGCAGCGCAAGTCCGCCCCGCGCCCGTCAAGGCGGCCGAACCCGAGCCGGCTCAGATCGAACTGTTCGAAGACGAATACGAAGTCGAGGAGACGGCGCCGCAGCTCGCGGCCGATGACAACCAGGCCGGGCAGCCGTCCGTGCATGAGCAAGATTCGCACGATGACAATGCGCGCGACGAGGATGCCGTCGACATCGACGTCATCACCGCCATGCTGGAACGGCTTGCGCAGGAGGGGCCGCGGCTGGCGCAGCCTAGCCTTGAAGCTGACCTTGCAGACCTCGCACGAAGCCGACGAGGCCAATCCGCCGCTCGCGCTTGAGGCGCTCGGCCTTCAGGATCGACTGCACCTCGGCGAAGGCATCGTCGACATCATGGTTGATGACGATGTAGTCGTATTCGGCCCAGTGGCTCATCTCGTGGCTGGCGCGGCTCATCCGCTTGCGGATCACCTCGTCGGAATCCTGCGCGCGCGAATGCAGCCGCTTCTCGAGGTCGGCGGCCGAAGGCGGCAGGATGAAGACGCTGACGACGTCGGCGCGCGCCTTCTCGCGCAGCTGCTGCGTGCCCTGCCAGTCGATGTCGAACAGCACGTCCTGCCCCGCCGTCAATGCAGCCTCGACCGGCGCGCGCGGCGTGCCATAGCGGTTGTCGAACACGGTCGCCCATTCCAGAAGCTCGTCGCCCTTCACCATGGCCTCGAACCTCAGCTTGTCGACGAACAGATAGTCGCGGCCATCGACCTCGCCGGGCCGCATCGCGCGCGTCGTCGCCGAGACCGACATGCGCAGGCCCGGCATGCGATCGATCAAGAGACGCGACAGCGTCGTTTTGCCTGCGCCCGATGGCGAGGACAGCACGAACATCAGCCCGCGCCGCTCGACACCGTCAGTTCCGTGACCGCCAATCGTCATCGATCACTCCAGATTCTGGACCTGCTCGCGGAATTGCTCGACCACGTTCTTCATGGCGAGCCCGGTATTGGTCAGCTCGATGTCGTTCGACTTCGAGCAGCAGGTGTTGACCTCGCGGTGAAACTCCTGCGCCAGGAAGTCCAGCTTGCGCCCGATCGGACCGCCCTTGCCGATCAGCTCGCGCGCCTGCGCGACATGCGAGGCGATGCGATCGAGCTCCTCGCGGATGTCGGCCCGGGTTGCGATCAAAATCGCCTCCTGCATCAGCCGGTCGGAATCGAGACGATCGGAGGTGTCCAGCAGCGTTGCGATCTGCTCGGCGAGCCTGGCCTTGATCGCCTCCGGCTTGCGGCCCGGCGCGGCTTCGGCCTTCTTCGCCAGCTGCTCGACCTCGTCGACCCGCTGGGTCAGGATCTGACCCAGCGAGGTGCCCTCGCGCTTGCGCATCGCCACGAGCTCATCGAGCGCCTTGTCGAAGGCGTCGGCTGCGGCGGCACGCGCGGCGTTGTCCTCCTCCTCGTCGCCGTCGGGCTCGGCGACCTCGACGACGCCCTTGATGGCGAGCAGGCCGTCGATGCTCGGCGCGACCGCATCGACCTTGCCGGCGATGACGGCGGCGGCCTTCAGGACGGCGTTGAGCACGTCCTCGTTGACGCGGACGGTCGCGGACGCGTTGGTGCGCTTGACGTTGAGATTGGCGTAGACGGTGCCGCGTGACAAAAGCTCGCCGGCGCGCTTCTTGGCATGGGCCTCGAGCTCGTCGAACCCCTGCGGCAGCCGCACCCTGAGGTCAAAGCCCTTGGCGTTGACCGACTTCAATTCCCATTCGAACGTGTACGGCCCGCTTGCGCCGTGGCTTCGGGCAAAACCGGTCATGGACGACAGCGCCATCAGGTCAGTTTCTCCGGACAAATGAGATTCGCGGTGCCATCAAGGCACGCGAATCTTAAGACTATTTTGCAGGAAAGTGTAATCCGCAAAGTCCCGTAGGCAGGCCTGCGCTAGCGCGGGATCACCGGCGGCGTCGGCTGCGCCGCGCCCTGGCGGGCCGGAGCAGGAGCCGCGGGCCGGGCCGGCGGCTTTTTCTGCTGGGTCGGCTTCGGGGTGGTCGCGGTCGGCGCGCTATCTGCCGCCGCGGGTGCGGCAGCGGCTGGCGCCTGCGCGTCGTCGGCCGGCTCGACCGTGTCGTTCTGGATCTGCTTCTCCATCGCGCGGAGCTTGGCGACGTTCTTCTGGTGCGCGTCGTAGGTCTCGGTGAAGGCATGCCCGCCCGAGCCGTCGGCGACGAAAAAGAGGTCGCGGGTGCGGGCCGGGTTGGCTGCGGCTTCCAGCGAGGCGCGGCCCGGGTTGGCGATCGGGCCCGGCGGCAGGCCTTCGATCACATAGGTGTTGTAGGGCGACGGCTGCGTGATCTCGCTGCGCTTGATCGGGCGGCCGAGCGTGCCCTTGCCGCCGACGAGGCCATAGATGATGGTCGGATCGGACTGGAGCTTGATCTTCTGCTTCAGCCGATTGACGAACACGGCCGCGACGCGGCTGCGCTCGTCCGGCTTGCCGGTTTCCTTCTCCACGATCGAGGCGAGCGTCACCAGCTGCTCCGGAGTCTTGACCGGGAGGTCCTGGCTGCGGCGCTCCCAGATCTCGGCAAGCACGCGCTTGTGCGCCTGCTGCATGCGCTGGACCACCTGGTCACGCGGGGTGCCGCGCGGGAACTTGTAGGTCTCAGGCAACAGCGTGCCCTCGCGCGGCAGCTCGCGGACGCTGCCGGTGAAGATGTCGTTGTCGGTGAGCCGCGCCACGATCTGCTCGGAGGTCAGGCCTTCCGGGATCGTGACGGCATGCTGCACCACCTTGCCCTCGACGATGGTGGCGATGACGTCGCGCAGCGAGGCGTTCTTCTGGAACGCATATTCACCGGGCTTCAGGTCCGAGCTCGCCTTCAGCGCGGCGACGCTCGCGATGAACACCCACGGATTGACGTCGGTCACGCCTTCCCGGTTCAGGGTCTCGGCGATGTCGCGCTTGCCAGCGCGCTGGGGAATGTTGACGATCTTGTCGTCCTTCAGCGGTCCCGGCGCTTCCAGCACTTGCCGGCCATAATAGTAGACACCACCGGCGCCAATCATGGAGATGATCAACAGGGTGATGATGGCATTGCCGACCACGACAAAGGGATTGCGCGCCCGCTCCGATCGCTTCGGCGGCGGCGGGACCTGCTCGGGCTCGAGCGCTGCCCGCGGACTCCGGGGCGAAATGGGCGGCCTTTCACTCATCGAAGCAACCTGAATCCTGCCGGTTCAATTGCGGCCTGACAATCGCTTGCCCGGCCAAATGTGCGCGCCCACGGGGTATGACTATCGCCGAATACGGCAAAACGGTGGATTCGTCGCAAACGCAAACTAATGGACCAGGCGCCGGACGATCACCGACGCATTGGTACCGCCAAACCCAAAAGAATTCGACAATGCGACGTTGATCTCGCGCTTCTTCGCCGTATGCGGCACGAGATCGATCGCAGTCTCGACCGACGGGTTGTCCAGATTGATGGTCGGCGGCACGACATTATCGCGAATCGCGAGAATCGCGAAGATCGCCTCGATCGCGCCGGCTGCGCCGAGAAGATGGCCGG is part of the Bradyrhizobium commune genome and harbors:
- the gmk gene encoding guanylate kinase; this encodes MTIGGHGTDGVERRGLMFVLSSPSGAGKTTLSRLLIDRMPGLRMSVSATTRAMRPGEVDGRDYLFVDKLRFEAMVKGDELLEWATVFDNRYGTPRAPVEAALTAGQDVLFDIDWQGTQQLREKARADVVSVFILPPSAADLEKRLHSRAQDSDEVIRKRMSRASHEMSHWAEYDYIVINHDVDDAFAEVQSILKAERLKRERRIGLVGFVRGLQGQLQG
- a CDS encoding YicC/YloC family endoribonuclease, whose product is MALSSMTGFARSHGASGPYTFEWELKSVNAKGFDLRVRLPQGFDELEAHAKKRAGELLSRGTVYANLNVKRTNASATVRVNEDVLNAVLKAAAVIAGKVDAVAPSIDGLLAIKGVVEVAEPDGDEEEDNAARAAAADAFDKALDELVAMRKREGTSLGQILTQRVDEVEQLAKKAEAAPGRKPEAIKARLAEQIATLLDTSDRLDSDRLMQEAILIATRADIREELDRIASHVAQARELIGKGGPIGRKLDFLAQEFHREVNTCCSKSNDIELTNTGLAMKNVVEQFREQVQNLE
- the mltG gene encoding endolytic transglycosylase MltG, coding for MSERPPISPRSPRAALEPEQVPPPPKRSERARNPFVVVGNAIITLLIISMIGAGGVYYYGRQVLEAPGPLKDDKIVNIPQRAGKRDIAETLNREGVTDVNPWVFIASVAALKASSDLKPGEYAFQKNASLRDVIATIVEGKVVQHAVTIPEGLTSEQIVARLTDNDIFTGSVRELPREGTLLPETYKFPRGTPRDQVVQRMQQAHKRVLAEIWERRSQDLPVKTPEQLVTLASIVEKETGKPDERSRVAAVFVNRLKQKIKLQSDPTIIYGLVGGKGTLGRPIKRSEITQPSPYNTYVIEGLPPGPIANPGRASLEAAANPARTRDLFFVADGSGGHAFTETYDAHQKNVAKLRAMEKQIQNDTVEPADDAQAPAAAAPAAADSAPTATTPKPTQQKKPPARPAAPAPARQGAAQPTPPVIPR